DNA sequence from the Paenibacillus azoreducens genome:
GTCCCTTTCCCAAATCGCTGAAGAAGTCGGCATGAAAAAACAATCCATTTACGCTCACTTTAAGGGGAAGGACGACCTGTTCCTGCAGGTTTTACGGGATGCGAAAGAAGCGGAGCTGGCTTCTAAAATTGAATATTTCGATCATGCCGATTCAACCGATCCCGAAAAAGATTTATATCGTTATTTACAACTGGTCATCGACCTGTTCCAAAAAAATGAGCAGTTAAAGTTTTGGCTGCGCATGACTTTTTTTCCACCGGCACATCTTGCGAAAGCAATCGAAAAGGAAGTCATCGAGATTGATACGGAAATTCAGGCCATACTGAAAAGAAAATTCAAGGACTGGATCGATGCCA
Encoded proteins:
- a CDS encoding TetR/AcrR family transcriptional regulator: MKIDEIKDAALKYFTIHGYEGASLSQIAEEVGMKKQSIYAHFKGKDDLFLQVLRDAKEAELASKIEYFDHADSTDPEKDLYRYLQLVIDLFQKNEQLKFWLRMTFFPPAHLAKAIEKEVIEIDTEIQAILKRKFKDWIDAKAIYGDTPKIPTLAFVGVVDTIMISLVYDNDEKRLQDKLEACWTVFWRGISHP